In Salana multivorans, a single genomic region encodes these proteins:
- a CDS encoding LysR family transcriptional regulator, translated as MNLDQLRGFVEVAATRHFTRAAELLHVAQPTLSRQISTLEAELGVELLHRTRGNVALTAAGERLLPLARRMLADAETARKEMAELAGLRRGRIRIGATPTLCLSLVADVLAEFHGRYPGIDIEILERGSHTLVASLMEGTLDLALIVTSVSSGAARAVLELEPILSEGLVVVWAATADDPFADATGDASATGDAAHAAVELRDLARVPQVAFPESYDLRVAMDAAFRAEGLAPLVAVEGAEMDAALRFAERGIGVAVVPAMVAALHPRLRAAPLADPALRRTVSIARRCDMVPAPANAALQELIHGVADRLAEPDDGGASVVTRLTGSPGRG; from the coding sequence ATGAATCTCGATCAGCTGCGCGGCTTCGTCGAGGTCGCCGCGACCAGGCACTTCACCCGCGCGGCCGAGCTGCTGCACGTCGCGCAGCCGACGCTGAGCCGGCAGATCTCCACCCTCGAGGCCGAGCTCGGCGTCGAGCTCCTCCACCGGACCCGCGGCAACGTCGCGCTGACGGCCGCCGGCGAGCGCCTGCTCCCCCTCGCCCGCCGGATGCTTGCCGACGCCGAGACGGCGCGCAAGGAGATGGCCGAGCTCGCGGGACTGCGTCGCGGCAGGATCCGCATCGGCGCGACGCCGACGCTGTGCCTCAGTCTCGTCGCCGACGTGCTCGCCGAGTTCCACGGGCGCTACCCCGGGATCGACATCGAGATCCTGGAGCGGGGATCGCACACCCTGGTCGCCTCGCTCATGGAGGGCACGCTCGACCTCGCGCTGATCGTGACGAGCGTCTCCTCGGGCGCGGCCCGCGCCGTGCTCGAGCTCGAGCCGATCCTCAGCGAGGGCCTGGTGGTGGTGTGGGCGGCGACGGCCGACGATCCGTTCGCGGACGCCACTGGTGACGCGAGCGCCACGGGTGACGCGGCGCACGCCGCGGTCGAGCTGCGCGACCTGGCCCGGGTGCCACAGGTGGCCTTCCCCGAGAGCTACGACCTGCGCGTCGCGATGGACGCGGCGTTCCGCGCCGAGGGGCTCGCACCACTCGTCGCCGTCGAGGGAGCCGAGATGGATGCCGCGCTGCGCTTCGCCGAGCGCGGGATCGGCGTGGCGGTGGTGCCGGCGATGGTCGCGGCCCTGCACCCGCGCCTGCGCGCCGCGCCCCTGGCCGACCCGGCGCTCCGGCGGACGGTCAGCATCGCTCGACGCTGCGACATGGTGCCGGCCCCGGCCAACGCCGCGCTGCAGGAGCTGATCCACGGCGTCGCCGACCGGCTCGCGGAGCCCGACGACGGGGGCGCCTCGGTCGTCACGCGCCTCACGGGGTCGCCCGGGCGCGGATGA
- a CDS encoding TetR/AcrR family transcriptional regulator gives MPTTTREAYHHGDLRSALLRAAMAMLEAGEPFSLRAVARRAEVSQTAPYRHFADREALESALAVQGFRDLRLRLSLDGSPAASEDELVEFAVAYVLFALERPALFTLMFGRECDDGNDERVLAAAELRELLAGSLRGLFPDADHDALATALWSVTHGLAFLHLDGKLPSGSTREVAERVRGSIAALRTVFSTPATASSTDDAAARTPSRVPEESSA, from the coding sequence GTGCCGACGACAACGCGTGAGGCCTACCACCACGGCGACCTCCGGTCGGCCCTGCTCCGGGCGGCCATGGCGATGCTCGAGGCCGGCGAGCCGTTCTCGCTGCGCGCGGTCGCCCGGCGGGCCGAGGTGTCCCAGACCGCCCCCTACCGGCACTTCGCCGACCGCGAGGCGCTGGAGTCGGCACTGGCGGTCCAGGGCTTCCGCGACCTGCGGCTGCGACTCTCGCTCGACGGCTCCCCCGCCGCGTCCGAGGACGAGCTGGTGGAGTTCGCCGTCGCCTACGTCCTCTTCGCGCTCGAGCGCCCGGCGCTGTTCACGCTGATGTTCGGCCGCGAGTGCGACGACGGCAACGACGAGCGCGTCCTCGCCGCCGCCGAGCTGCGCGAGCTGCTGGCCGGCTCGCTGCGCGGGCTGTTCCCCGACGCCGACCACGATGCGCTCGCGACCGCGCTGTGGTCCGTGACGCACGGGCTCGCGTTCCTCCACCTCGACGGGAAGCTGCCGTCCGGCTCGACGCGGGAGGTCGCCGAGCGGGTGCGCGGCTCGATCGCCGCGCTGCGCACGGTCTTCTCAACCCCCGCAACGGCGTCGTCGACCGACGACGCGGCCGCGCGGACACCGAGCCGCGTCCCGGAGGAGAGCAGCGCATGA
- a CDS encoding type 1 glutamine amidotransferase domain-containing protein translates to MTRTTRRILHVVTNVGHYDEPDHPTGLWLSELTHAWEVFAEHGFEQRIVSPAGGPAPLEPRSLRFPSYDRTARAWRADPERMALLEHTAGPDDVDAADVDAIYFTGGHAVMYDFPDCAGLQRITREVFERGGVVSSVCHGYCGLLNTRLSDGSLLIAGRRMTGFSWREEELARVDGLVPYNAEEAAKERGALYEKALLPFVPHAVVDGRLVTGQNPGSAKATARKVAELL, encoded by the coding sequence ATGACCCGCACGACCCGGCGCATCCTGCACGTCGTCACCAACGTCGGCCACTACGACGAGCCCGACCACCCGACCGGGCTGTGGCTGTCGGAGCTCACCCACGCCTGGGAGGTGTTCGCCGAGCACGGGTTCGAGCAGCGGATCGTCAGCCCAGCCGGCGGGCCTGCCCCGCTCGAGCCGCGCTCGCTGAGGTTCCCGAGCTACGACCGGACGGCCAGGGCCTGGCGCGCCGACCCCGAGAGGATGGCCCTGCTCGAGCACACCGCGGGCCCGGACGACGTCGACGCGGCCGACGTCGACGCCATCTACTTCACGGGCGGCCACGCCGTCATGTACGACTTCCCGGACTGCGCTGGCCTTCAGCGGATCACCCGGGAGGTCTTCGAGCGCGGCGGCGTCGTCTCCTCCGTCTGCCACGGCTACTGCGGTCTGCTCAACACCCGGCTGTCGGACGGCTCGCTGCTCATCGCCGGACGCCGGATGACGGGCTTCTCCTGGCGCGAGGAGGAGCTCGCGCGCGTCGACGGGCTCGTCCCCTACAACGCGGAGGAGGCGGCGAAGGAGCGCGGCGCGCTCTACGAGAAGGCGCTGCTCCCGTTCGTCCCGCACGCGGTCGTCGACGGCCGGCTGGTCACGGGGCAGAACCCCGGGTCGGCCAAGGCGACGGCGCGGAAGGTCGCCGAGCTGCTGTAG
- a CDS encoding FAD-binding protein gives MTTSAPSSARPERLLATSVLVIGTGGAGLRASIELAERGVQVLTVGKRRRHDAHTTLAAGGINAALGTMDPQDSWQQHAADTLRESYFLADPAIVEVVARNAARGIEDLERWGMPFAREADGRISQRFFGAHRYRRTCYAGDYTGLEIQRTLLRRARELEVPIVDTIYITRLLAADGRIFGAYGFDIVDGTPVVIHADAVILAAGGHTRIWRTTSSRRDENTGDSFRLAALVGGRIRDAELVQFHPSGILEPADAAGTLVSEAARGEGGILRNALGERFMERYDPERLELSTRDRVALASYTEIAEGRGTEKGGVYLDVSHLPRETIFARLPRVYRTLIDLQMLDITEQPIEIAPTAHYSMGGVWVRPEDHGTGVDGLYAIGEASSGLHGANRLGGNSLVELLVYGRITGAEAASYVSGLTEVTRSPEAVAQARAEMRHLLSGRGTETPRKLQRALRDVMTEHAGVVRSEEGLRAGLGELAEIEARAADLGVHPDIAGFDDLAHAYDLYGSLLAARATLECAIERRETRGCHNRSDFPAQDDALRGSFVWTPDGGVTFEPVAQAPDSFRGLAEAAIDTSVEGRLVE, from the coding sequence GTGACTACCTCTGCCCCGTCCTCCGCCCGCCCCGAACGCCTGCTGGCGACCTCCGTCCTCGTCATCGGGACCGGGGGCGCGGGGCTGCGGGCCTCGATCGAGCTCGCCGAGCGCGGCGTCCAGGTGCTCACCGTCGGCAAGCGTCGCCGGCACGACGCGCACACGACCCTCGCCGCCGGCGGCATCAACGCCGCGCTCGGCACCATGGACCCGCAGGACAGCTGGCAGCAGCACGCGGCCGACACCCTCCGCGAGTCCTACTTCCTCGCCGACCCCGCGATCGTCGAGGTCGTCGCGAGGAACGCCGCGCGCGGCATCGAGGACCTCGAACGCTGGGGCATGCCGTTCGCCCGCGAGGCCGACGGCCGGATCAGCCAGCGCTTCTTCGGCGCGCACCGGTACCGGCGCACCTGCTACGCCGGCGACTACACGGGGCTGGAGATCCAGCGCACGCTGCTGCGACGCGCCCGCGAGCTCGAGGTGCCGATCGTCGACACGATCTACATCACCCGACTGCTCGCCGCCGACGGACGGATCTTCGGCGCCTACGGCTTCGACATCGTCGACGGCACGCCGGTCGTCATCCACGCCGACGCGGTGATCCTCGCGGCCGGCGGCCACACCCGCATCTGGCGCACCACCTCCTCGCGTCGCGACGAGAACACGGGCGACTCGTTCCGCCTCGCCGCGCTGGTCGGCGGCCGGATCCGTGACGCCGAGCTCGTGCAGTTCCACCCCTCCGGCATCCTGGAGCCGGCGGACGCCGCGGGCACGCTCGTCTCGGAGGCCGCGCGCGGCGAGGGCGGCATCCTGCGCAACGCGCTCGGCGAGCGCTTCATGGAGCGGTACGACCCCGAGCGTCTGGAGCTGTCCACGCGGGACCGCGTCGCGCTCGCGAGCTACACCGAGATCGCCGAGGGGCGCGGCACCGAGAAGGGCGGCGTCTACCTCGACGTCTCGCACCTGCCGCGCGAGACGATCTTCGCCAGGCTTCCGCGGGTCTACCGCACGCTGATCGACCTGCAGATGCTGGACATCACCGAGCAGCCGATCGAGATCGCGCCCACCGCGCACTACTCGATGGGCGGCGTGTGGGTGCGGCCGGAGGACCACGGCACCGGGGTCGATGGGCTCTACGCGATCGGCGAGGCATCGAGCGGGCTGCACGGGGCGAACCGGCTCGGCGGGAACTCGCTCGTCGAGCTGCTCGTCTACGGCCGGATCACGGGCGCCGAGGCCGCGTCGTACGTCTCGGGGCTGACCGAGGTGACTCGCTCGCCCGAGGCGGTCGCGCAGGCGCGGGCGGAGATGCGGCACCTGCTCTCGGGCCGAGGGACGGAGACCCCGCGCAAGCTGCAGCGAGCCCTGCGCGACGTCATGACCGAGCACGCCGGTGTCGTGCGCAGCGAGGAGGGTCTGCGTGCCGGCCTGGGCGAGCTGGCCGAGATCGAGGCGCGGGCCGCGGACCTGGGAGTCCACCCCGACATCGCGGGCTTCGACGACCTGGCTCACGCCTACGACCTCTACGGCTCGCTGCTCGCCGCGCGGGCGACGCTCGAGTGCGCGATCGAGCGCCGCGAGACGCGCGGGTGCCACAACCGCTCCGACTTCCCGGCCCAGGACGACGCGCTGCGCGGCAGCTTCGTGTGGACGCCCGACGGCGGGGTCACCTTCGAGCCCGTCGCGCAGGCGCCCGACTCCTTCCGCGGCCTCGCCGAGGCCGCGATCGACACCTCGGTCGAGGGCAGGCTCGTCGAGTAG
- the bcp gene encoding thioredoxin-dependent thiol peroxidase, producing the protein MATLTVGDVAPEFTLPTAGGDEVSLAELRTRAPKGVIVYFYPAAGTPGCTTQACDFKDSYASLERAGYTVVGISPDTIEKLDSFVEREGLPFIVASDPDKKVLEAYGAWGEKKLYGKLVVGVIRSTFVVEPDGTIGLAQYNVRATGHVAKLKRDLGLA; encoded by the coding sequence ATGGCCACGCTCACGGTGGGCGACGTCGCCCCCGAGTTCACCCTTCCGACCGCAGGCGGGGACGAGGTGAGCCTCGCCGAGCTGCGCACGCGGGCGCCCAAGGGCGTCATCGTCTACTTCTACCCCGCCGCCGGCACGCCGGGCTGCACCACCCAGGCCTGCGACTTCAAGGACTCCTACGCCTCGCTCGAGCGGGCCGGCTACACGGTCGTCGGCATCTCGCCGGACACGATCGAGAAGCTCGACTCGTTCGTCGAGCGCGAGGGGCTGCCGTTCATCGTCGCGTCCGACCCCGACAAGAAGGTCCTCGAGGCCTACGGCGCGTGGGGCGAGAAGAAGCTCTACGGCAAGCTCGTCGTCGGCGTCATCCGCTCGACGTTCGTCGTCGAGCCCGACGGGACGATCGGTCTCGCGCAGTACAACGTCCGCGCGACCGGCCACGTCGCGAAGCTGAAGCGGGACCTCGGGCTGGCCTGA